From Simonsiella muelleri ATCC 29453:
TGAAACCGAATTTTGCGCTACAATTTGCGCTTCTTTCAAACCTTCTGAATTCTAGGATAAAACCATGTCTTTACAACAAATCATTGAAACCGCATTTGAAAATCGTGCTGACATCACACCCAAAACCGTTACCCCTGAAGTCAAACAAGCCGTTGAGGAAACCTTGCGCCAATTGGATAACGGCACATTACGCGTGGCAGAACGCCAAGATATTGGTCAATGGAAAGTGAATGAGTGGGCGAAAAAAGCGGTTTTGCTGTCTTTTCGCATTCAAGACAATGTGGTTTTGGGCGATGGCGTGAATCAGTATTTTGACAAAGTACCAACCAAATTCGCTAATTGGACACAGGAAGATTTTCAGGCAGCGGGTTTCCGTGCAGTACCGGGTGCAGTGGCGCGTCGTGGCAGTTTTATTGCGAAAAATACGGTTTTGATGCCATCTTATGTCAATATTGGTGCTTATGTGGATGAGGGCGCGATGGTAGATACTTGGGCAACCGTTGGTTCATGTGCCCAAATTGGCAAAAACGTGCATTTGAGTGGCGGTGTGGGCATTGGTGGCGTATTGGAGCCGCTTCAGGCTGCCCCGACCATTATTGAAGATAATTGCTTTATTGGCGCACGTTCGGAAATTGTGGAAGGCGTGATTGTGGAAGAAGGTAGCGTCATTTCCATGGGCGTGTACATTGGTCAATCCACCAAAATTTACGACCGTGAAACAGGCGAAATTCACTACGGACGTGTGCCAGCAGGTTCGGTAGTGGTGTCAGGTAATTTGCCTAGCCAAGATGGAAAATACAGCTTATATTGCGCTGTGATTGTGAAAAAAGTAGATGCCAAAACACGCAGCAAAACCAGTGTAAACGAATTATTACGCGGTGTGTAGTCAAATCTAATAAATTGGAATAATTTATTTAATCAATATGTTGTATAATAAGGCAGCCTGAAAAGCAAGCAGATTTTTCAGGCTGCCAGTTTTTATTTTTTGTTATAATCTTGTTTTAAAAATTTAAATTCACAAAAATAAAATGCCTCAACCTAATTTCACACAAACCCTATCCAAAGACCGCCACTTTTTGAAAAATGCTTTCAGGCAGCCTGAAAAATTTGGTGGTTTAGAAAAAGTACAACAAAAATATCAATATTCCCACGATTTATACTTAAAACGCCAAGCGCGACTGCC
This genomic window contains:
- the dapD gene encoding 2,3,4,5-tetrahydropyridine-2,6-dicarboxylate N-succinyltransferase → MSLQQIIETAFENRADITPKTVTPEVKQAVEETLRQLDNGTLRVAERQDIGQWKVNEWAKKAVLLSFRIQDNVVLGDGVNQYFDKVPTKFANWTQEDFQAAGFRAVPGAVARRGSFIAKNTVLMPSYVNIGAYVDEGAMVDTWATVGSCAQIGKNVHLSGGVGIGGVLEPLQAAPTIIEDNCFIGARSEIVEGVIVEEGSVISMGVYIGQSTKIYDRETGEIHYGRVPAGSVVVSGNLPSQDGKYSLYCAVIVKKVDAKTRSKTSVNELLRGV